ATCTTGCTTCGTTTCAATCTTTGCCAGCCATGAAACTTGTTACCGCGCTAagttctacaacttttaaacactacgAAGGCTGCATAAAGTTAACTGCAAAATGGTATATCTGCAGACAAGTAAATAATTAAGATCCACAGATATACCATTTTGCAGATcacaaaaaatgttgattaCCACTAATGGAGATTTTCAGACATAGCAAGCATCAAATGAGACATACCTCTAAAAATGGtttagtttgtaaaaaaaaaaaaaatggaaatttagacctacatatatttttgtagGCACAAGCTAGATGTTGTGTTATCTGGCAAGAACCCAGCAAGCGTTCAAAAAGCCATCAGTGGTTTCTTCCGCAATGCTGCCAAGGACTCACAAGAAGGATATCTCACTATAGTTGATTCCCAGGTTGTCTATATTCATCCTTCAAGTGCTCTCTTCaacagacaatgacaatgacaattcatTATTTACGAGagataaaataagcaagaaaattattttttccatttagccctcgacGTCGCAAGATCAACAGTGACTGGTGGGCTGTTTCTCTCCAAATTGctcactgggacaaataaagttgatcatcaTCATGCGTTCCTATAAGCGTTGAGTTAAGGGTGACAACCCATGTTTCTTAAGACAGGCAAGGGGGGTAACCCCATTCCTAACAGTATATTATTGATTTCCTTTTTGGAAGAGACTTTTAGAGAAAACCTTTATTGCGAGAACATCAAATTGTTTCTCTTATATGTTTAAGTTTCATgacagaaagcagaaaaaaagataccgTATACCGTATCTGCTTTGGCTTTAGACGGAGTCGTCACTGGACGTCATGGTGATgcaaactttgtttaaaaataaaattagaacattttattaaaagcgCTTTCTTGGAACTATCAAGTGTttgcattactttttttcactATCTTTAAAGCTCTTAACATGAAAGATCTTGTTTAGAATGATCAGGGTGAGATCGGTACAGAACGTGATTGAAACATGCAGATCTGATCGAATCCCAACTTCTGTCCACTTTGTCACAAAGATATAATCAGGTATGAAAACTGTCACGTCACAGAGATACAGTTCTATAAATAGCACTGTGCACAGCCAGGTATCAAAATTGACACGTCACAGAAATACCTATTACCGTAATTTTTCCTGTTCTCCCTTTGGCTGCAGCATGGAGAACGTAAGCTCATCGTTACACATTGGTACTGTGAGGCTTCTCACGTCTGTCCTGAATGCGGATGACTGTAGATTTGTCTGACGAAAACAACATAGACAATTTGGAGATAATCTATCTTCGACTGACGCAATAAATTTGaattaagaattttatttcttactgtgGTACACCTTGAGTAAACAGGAGAATAGATCCTTTACAACCGCAGAAGTGAATCGCCGCCATCATTGTTGTCTCCAAGGAAACACGCCAATGACAGCGACATCGTCACATCGTGCGTCAAATGTGTGGTGACGTCATTGTGGGACTTTTGCGTCACGTCGAGGCCTGCGGACGTCAGCACCATCGTGAGTGGCACCACCTGGCAGACACAGCAGTGAGTGCAGCAGTTACATCCATGTCACTCACTACCGCACACGGAGGCCAGCATTCAGTCAGCATGACAGTATGAATCCTCGAACCACCTCAGGTAGGTGGGTGccgtctgtctacctgtctccCTGTCGCCTCCTTGTCGGACGGCGTGCACTAGCGATAACCGATTAAATGGAGcggaggaggtgtgtgtgtgtgtgtgtcccaccATCTTTATTCTCAGATTTGAAATCAGAAGTTATGTTCTCGGGCGTATACATGCTGCTGCATTTATCGTATATTTCatgctttatttattgtatatttatccTTCCTTTGATGTATATTTATCCTTCCTTTGATGTATATTTATCCTGCCTTTACCCTGTTTGCTGTAACCAATACCTTACAATGAAGGTGTGACGAAAATGCTTTATACATGTTAGTGTGTACCTCGTGCAAGGTCTTTGTCAGATAACAGTCAACACGCAATTTGATATCGTCTGCAACATTTCTACCTCGCTCCCTTATCTGCTTCATTACATCTGCTCCGAGTCTAGGCTTACAGGTGTAAAGATGAGGTTCTAGTTCAATATCGGATCACGGACCTATGTTAGTTCGTGATTGGATCAGTCTTTGCTGCTAGTAAGTATATCAATGAAACTTGGGATCACTAGTCAGTAATGCTTCATATTACTAGCAGTAGTGCTTCCTATTGCTATAGTCACTAATGCTTCATATTGCTAGTcattaatgtttgttattaCTAGTCAGTAATGCTTCCTATTACTAGTCAATAATGTGTCATATTCCTAGTAATGCTTCATATTGCTAGTTAGTAATGCTTCGCGCACAAAAGACTGCAACTCTTCTTGTTTATGTCGAAGTTCTGCTCTTGCTGTAGCCTACAAGTATGGCTGTAGTAGTGAAATCCCAATACGTGTGTAGttaatataaaaaggtaaaTGGTTGTGGAATGAAATACTATCTACGAAATACTATTCGCGGTAATTTGTGCGTACATGCGAGCGTGCGTCTGTTTCAGTTTCCGGCTCCAGTCTACTTGTTCTCTTCGTTCGTTGTGTTAGAGTTCAAGAGGTCGTAATTACAGTTTCCCTTTAACCCCACTGAAGAGATTGCCAAATAGAATTAAGTTGTAAGACTTGGAGTTTACCGGCAGGCCACCAGAAGACTGTCCCTGTTTGTGTATGGAGAAAACATGACAGATGAGTGGTTGCCcctctttaaaacaaaaatggtggAGTGCTCCCTAGCGCGAGGGTCGGTGCGCTCAGCTGTGAGCCAGAAGGTTGTTGCAAAGAGAATTGGTTTGGTCACTGGTTATAGGGCCCCTCGGACCTGTGGCTTGAAAAGTCCCCCTGACCACAGAGGTTAAATGTTGACCACAGAGGTGTTGTCCAGCAAAGAGGGTACCTGATTGAGCAGGGGAGACAAAGACGATAAAAGGAGAAGCTAGAGCTCAGCTATGCTCTAGATACGGTGAACCACTTGCAGCCaccttttgtttgtctttacCAATGTAGAAAGCGCAGATGAGATAAACTCTTAGCTTCAGTCAGTCTCATGACAAACTCTCTCTTCTTCACAAGTGAAAAACGGTCCTCAACCGGGATGCGAACTCAAACCATTCGACATGTTCAGAGGATAAATCGCAACAACAGGTCTGGAGTAATGTCGCCTAGTCACCCAGAAGTGACACAAACTTGACGAAGCTAGAAGTGGGTTGGGGGAGAGAAATATTACATAAGGAACCCTTGAAAACCTGACACCGGCTTGTGATTGATTGTAACTCGTGTCTCACCCTCCGAGGGCAACCCACTCAATAAAACCCTGGGCTCGGCACGTTGCTGTGATTCGAGAGgcttgctttgttttgtttattttcatgatgAGGAGCTACCCGCGTTGACTGAAAGAGGGGTGGCCACTTCTCTCGACACCCAGTGTGGTCAAAACGTGTCCAGTGTTATCCCCATGAAGTTCTTTCTAGGGATGTGTCACCGTTGTCTCACAATGAAGGTAAATTTTTTGCTCCATTTTCAGCGTAAACGACAGGTAAGCACCCGCCTCTTCGTGTATGTAGGTAaacaaacagaaggaaagagCGGGGGTCCATAGAcggacaaataaaagaaagagacgTTAAAATGAAGGCAGTTTGATGTTTAAGTCTAGACACAGATAGACAGATGGATGTGATTTCTACATGTCAGTTAGAAGTCGTCATGATTCATCTGCTTCACCGGTATTGCTTTTAAAACGATGTCCTCGTTTAATATCTTGCGTATGTTCTACCATAGTACACAGTTGCATGTGTAACAATTGTCATATAGCTGGTTTTTACAGTCGTCATTACCTCTTATCTCAAACAAAGACTTTTTGACCCGGAAGATAAGTTTTAAGAGCTGATGAACACCGAGAGGGCAGTCCGGTCTGTACTGACTGACATACAAGTAGCTATACCGCTCCTTAAAATGTGGCAAACCATCATCCGCATGGATATACTATTCCTTAAAATGTGGTAAACCTAGCATTTACATCAAGCTagctgtatttttcatttttaaaaaacttgtatGCACAAAATCTACACAGCTaaacacatgtttctttaaaatgtaattagcTAGACTGCTCATTGAAGTAGCCTATCAGATCAGAGAGGACGGTTTGAAATCTGAAAGTTAAAGGTAAGGGAAATAGCAAAAAatgggcttaaatgatagatactgacTTAAATGATAGAAGCTGACGTTCTGAAGAGTTTCTCCTCAGCTTGTCGAGTTTTATTTATTCGCAACCATGTCTAAAGCACAACTTCAGGTGCACAGAAGCCGCCAAGTATTGAACTCTTTCACGAAGGAAACAGCCAGTTGACAAGAAATGGACAATAAACAGTGTACCGTCTGAGAACTGTGTATTGtaagaaataattgtttacaaCCCACAATTTTGAGCGGAGACTATTTAACGTCAGTCTCTATCAGTGAAATCCAACTCGCCATTTCACTTGTAGTTTCTTTAATGAAGGCGGACTGGCTGATAAGATGACACACATACAACAGGATACATACATATGAATCATGCAAACACACGAGCGCAAGAACGTAAATAATTCTTTAtatgagaaaagagaagaaaggcaGTGAATGAGATGTGAAATGAAAGCGATTTTCATTcaggaaaattaaagaaatacaaaatacagaaaaattcttttttttaaaaaaactgttctaaCTTTTGAAACCGAAAGTAAATCAAAAAGAAGTAGGTTATGACGATAGTGAGAACCTGAACAAACTTGTGTTTCCTCGGTATTTTCTGGCGTTGCTAGCGGAGAGTTTGAACAGGACGACGAACATAAAGCTGCTGGTTGAACTTGTATTTGCAGTTGAAGAGCAGTCTTACAAAGTCGAACATTTACACCAGTTCTTTCAAAGCAAGACGACTCCACCTGTATGATTTGAATGTAACTGCAATATTGACATTAAGCTTTATTACAAGACTGTGTGTTGCCGCCCTCAGACCTGCATTGCACCCAGACATCTCACCTCAGAATCACCAAAAACTCCTTCAGTCGTGATTCAAGCACACCCGGCAACTTATTTCAGTTTGCCTGGTTATGAACAAGAaggcaaatatttttcaaattttccttACAATATTTGTGCCTGAGTGCGTccaataaacaattattttatcatcTTCTGTTATCGGAGGTTTTCAACTGTATTCATaatattaaaatcttttacaaatataaacaaagccAGTAACAATGTACCTTCCTTATTGGCAGGAGGGATGCTCTGAATGAcgccaaaaaaaatatttggaaaatcATTTGCTTTCATGTGGACAAAGAAACAGCTTCATGTTCACAGTACACGTAGTCATACATTCTAGTTTCTGTGCATGTTCCTAGTGTATGGCTTATGTTGGTGATCTAATAACAAGGTAGGACGATGACATGTATTAAATGTTGGAGACTACTGAAGGTAATTACACTGAGAATTTTTCAAGCACAGATGAGAGAGCACTACGCGTCTGAAATATTAAGCAACGTTAACAAGGTTGTCATAGAAACCGCAACTGATTAATTCATGACTTCTTTCAGAGGAAACTATAGCTGTCTATTGTAGCTAACATCAGCAAAATTCACCATCTGGTGGCTTACATCTTGTAGAGATGATCGAAGCTGAAGGAAAACGGAACTTTCGATGACTATTATGGCTGAATAAGCAAGATTCCAAAAGCCATAAAAAACAGGAGAGGTCTGATAAGCTATCAGAATCAGTTTCTGAAAAGCCATATATCAATGGATTATGAAGACCAAATATTAAATGTACATATTGATGAATATAGACCTTTATCGTGGTATCAAAGTTAGGGGTTgctggggatggggagggtTATTAGACAAAGCAGTCTGTTGCCAATGAACCCTAAAGATTTGTCTGTGTAAATATACTTGGAGGTGAGATGTACCTGCCTGTACGAATCATTTCGAGCTCAAATGTAAATTGAATGAGCTCCGATCTTTGATTAACCCAGGAAGGAAGAAGGCACAGGTGAGCTCAATCAATTGATCTGTCAATATTTACTAGCGGCAGTCAAGGTAACTGGGCCGCAGCCATGGTCGTCCTGTAATTACTCCATGATCACCTGTCCCGGCATCCTTGTTAAAGGTGTCGCTACTACAGCAATTTAGAGAACCGGTATAATTATGCTATTTTTACAGCTTATAATTATAAGAACTGCCACTTATTAAGgcttattagtttttttttatttatttttaataatcagGAGTTGGTCTGGTGTTTATAAAATCTATTGTGCTGTCTACCACAATGAGCATTCCACGTATGTAACATAACATCGTCCCTCAGATGGGGTGTGGCCCGATAAACCGTCCTATAGATTCCACTATTGCCCTACAAGTTGTCTCTGAGGTCGAACTGTAGTTTTAAGAATTGTCAGTCAGATTGGACCGGGGTGGAGAGTGTGTAGGGTCTGCAGATCGTGGAAGTGCTGCAGTGTCGGACGAGGCTTCTGCTGCTGCAGCCGTGTGTTGGATGCTGCTTGCTGGTTAAGGTAGCCTTCCACCATTCATCCAGGTTTGCTTTATTTGAAAGGAACGTGCCTGGCTGGGCAGGGCTGGGCTATTTGAAAGGAAAGTGCTTGATTAGTTTGGCTGATTTAATCGACGGTAAAATGCTTCTACCTCGCGGTAATTGTGCACTAAGCGAGGAGGGGGAAGAAGGAGTGATGGAGGGAAGAGAAAGTGGAGCACATGCCACCCGGCACCCATCGGTGTGAACAATTCACATCCAGAAAATGTGCGAGTATCGCTAACGGAGATTGAAGTCCAGACCGTCTGATTCTCATTTTAATGTGATAAACTTTACACTGTCTGTTGAGAAAATCTTCGAGAAGCAGGAGAATGGATTTAGCACATCACGTTAAAGCAGGTGATCGTGCGATGTAACACATCAGGCTAAGGCAGTAAAGGGGTATTAGCACATCAGGGTAAGGTGGGAGACTAATGTTAGCACAGGTTAAGATGCGAGAGCGGGTGTTAGCACATCATGGGTGGGAATGCACACGTCAGGCTAAAATGCGAGAGTGATGTTAGCACGTCAGGCTAGGTGGGAGAGCGATGTTAGCACAGCACTGGTAGAGTGGTTAGCCCGTCAAGCTGGAGCAGGCGAAGTGTAATGTCGGACATGACCATGGAGAGGTCACACGAGGTCACGCCTAGAGACGTCAAGCGTGTAATACCCCCACCCCATGcctaccccatccccaccccacccttacAATCACGTGCGTGTAATCGAAGATCGTCTCGGGTGCACAGCTCGGCCCTCTTGCTGGCGGTCAAGGAGCCTATCGGTAATCGATGTTGTGGCATGTTGATGGGGAGTGCACAAGTGTGTCGATTTGGCATGTGAACAAAAAGCAAACGGAGAAGTTAGACAGAAGTTTGtgggccacacacacacaaggatcGAAATCAAACCCTTGCGTAACGTCTAATGTTGAATCATTTAACAACATTCATTCATCTATCCATGGAtatccattcattcatttatgtgCCGACGCGCAATTGAGTATACATacgaatatatttatatacatttatttggCATCACAAACATCACCTCCACCGGTGCAGGGGCCTAAACTCCAGCGACAGCATCACTCCCGCCTCGTGAGTTGCCAACAACGTCCACCGCTTGACGTGATGAACCTCTGGCTCCTGGCAACAACGACCTCAACTTGATGGTTAGAAGCCTCTGACTCTCCTGGCAACAACGACCAACTTGGTGTGAGAAGCCTCTGCCAGCATCCAGCAGCAAGAACAGCCGGACTCGAAAAATACTTTGTTGCTGAACGTGGGGCAGGGCACTGAGCGTGACGTTCTGGCCAACACGACCGTGCCCGCTAGCTGTTAGCTGAATGGCTAACGCATGTAGCAGTCagctacaaatatttacaggcTTTCCCCGATCCACTGATCCTGAATACCTCAGCCTGTGACCAGGTGGAGTTGAGTCACTTGACAGAAGCTTGCCTTTGGCTTCACGGCAACATCCAAGTAGTCGGCACTCTTGTTGCCCAGACCTTATCAACTTGTTGCTGAGAGCGagtaatatgtgtgtataaatgttttCCCTTGTTTTTAAGTCTTCATCGTATGTAGTGGATTTCAACaaaacaagtatatatatattttttcaggaCGTGTGAGGCAAGGATGTCCCACCAAGCGTTGTATGGGAGTCCACTCCAGGTAGGAGCTTTTTCTGCTTACAGGTAACATAGTGTTGCAGACTACCTGTACAGGTGGAGACGAATACCTGACTGCGGGGAGAGAAGAGGGGTGACTAGTGCACAGGGCTGTTCTAGACAGTTCTATCTGTAATCCTCCTACATGCGACTTAAACGTTCTTTATGTCAGATTGAGTTGACTACGCTAGATATGTATccaagcgcgcacacacccacgcacgcatgggcacacaaacagagagagggagagacataAGCGCACAAAAAaggaacacagacacacagaaatgTACATGTCGTGAACTCCAAGGAATGAGCAcgcgaagatggtcagaggttgagATTGCCACTGCCTCGGGCTcatcacactctcgacacctctaccaactcacCCCGACATTTACATTGAATTGTTAATTATACTTTAATTGACTTTTGAGCCCAGGATATCTAGTCCAGGTATCGTGACCCGCTAATTACCATAGtaatacacacagcacactcaCTCTAACATACACTCGCCACGTATCTCTTCGCACAAGTCTTTGCCACGTGGAGGGCCATCCGACGTTACTGACGTCTGAGAATCCGTTGTCGTATCCTCCGTCGAATCGTAGCGGCTgacataacatacacacactttctgtcctTCCGTTACTAGCTATGACCAATCACTACCTTCCAATGGACAAAAGGACGGGTCGCAGTTCAGCTATTTGTTCTACTCTCCGCTTGTCCGTCCACCTGCGTGTCTGCTCGACGCGGGGAAGCAAGAGTGCGACACCAACACTACTATACTAGTTATCATATGACAACCCATACTTTCGTATGTGTAATACAGTTACGAGTAAGCGAGGGAGAGACATAACTAGAAGGTTCCACAGTGAACATGAAGTCATTCTTGTGATGTGACCCCCATGTCATTTGTGATTTCAGAAATCAACGGGCCCCCAGGCGAGTACGATCGGCTTTCGAGAGGATGCAAGGCTCTGAGGCCGCGCCACATTCCTCGCAGTTCCACAACTTTCGGGGAGGTGTCCTGGGGGCTTTACAGGGTGTCCGTTGTCAGGTGGAGCAGCTCTTCGAGAACAGCGCCAGCTTCCACGTACCACCGCTACCACACCCTGCCGACAAGCGACTGGAGGGGCAGGGAGCTCACCGCGTGACCAAGGCCTCCTCCGTGCTCTCCTCCCACACCGGTCAGGGCTTCCCCGCCGCCAACACCTCGCTACCGCGCAATGTCTCCAAGGTTAAGTGGGGTCAAGGACAGGGTTATGCTTCTCACTCGctcaagacagacagacagaaagagaaaagctgaGGTTATGGAGACATTGCAGGCCAAGATCATAGACAAAAGTTGAGATCATGAAGTTGGGGAATGGGATAGGATCAGAACAAAGCAAGTTGAGATTATGATCAGCAGCTGTTTCCATAAATTCCAGTAGAAATAATGGGAATTTGCGAATGCGTTATTTTGTGAGAGACTTTAGCCTACCATGAGTGGTCTCTTTAAAGAAAATCCTACTGGGTGTGCGCAGGTTTCGCAGATCAAGCTGGTGCATCGCTCAGCCATTCCCGCCACGTCGACCGTGAAAGTGCCTGCTACGTCCTCCCCAACCTGCGTCGTGCACCGTAAGCCGTCAACCGTCGCCTCCGCCCTTGTCTTCGCGCCTGCGCAGTGACGATGGTGACCGCGCGCGCACCAGCTCCGCAACAGTGCGCACGCGCAGGGGCACCAGTGTCGTCTCCTCCGTGCGAGTGTCCGGTGAGGAGGCCCTGATCAAGTATGCCGAGAAATTGACGGAGTGGGAGAAAACAGAAATCCTGGATTTTAGGTCTGCACGCCATTCACATATAGATCAgttcactttctttttgttgttcttcttcttgttcttctttcatTAGTTAAATAAAGAGCATGTATGTCCTCAATAAGTATTAGTTCCAGTCAACGCTGTGATGTTTCATGTGACGTGATCTGTGATTAAAGATAAGagtaaaacaaacatcaaaggtATCCATCTCACCCCTCTGCCTTACATCAGGACGGCGTCAGAACTATAGGAGCCTATTTGCAGGATAAGGAGGGAGAAGGGACGAAGGTTTAGAACTCGGTGTCTTCTTGTAGGACCGCGCCAGCACTTGATGTGTCTTCTTGTAGGACCGCGCCAGCATTTTGTCTGTCGTTTGCAGGGCGGTGTCAGAACTCAGTGTTTCTTTTTGCAGAACGGTGTATTTCCTGGGCAGCCAGGCCGCCAAGAAGTCTGTGCAAGGGGAGGGCGTTAAAAATAACGGCTTCGATGATGCCAGCGGCTTTTACATCTGCAAGCCGCACGACCACCTGTTGTATCGATATGAACTACATGATTTGCTGGGAAAAGGTACCTTCGGCCAGGTGAGAAGGAGGGCCTTTTCTGGGTTAAGGACTTTCGAACCAGACGTACAGGTCTCGCCAACCAGGGGTGGCCTTACGCATTTGCCAACTGTGCATCTGCACAGCGCCGCCACGCCAATATATATTGATtattaaacagaaagaaaaataatgacacagctgacggcaatgtAGTCGAAAAACATCATTTCTTTGTTAATTAGTTCActgtatttactaatgttgctaAATCGGAGCAGTAAGCTATGTGTAGTATTATAACGTTCTGCCCTAAAGAGAATATCATGGACCACCCCTTGGTTTTATTGACACTGGTGGGCAAAGGGGCCACCGATTGTTTCTGTGCCCAGGACTGCCACGAGCCTAGAGCCGCCCCTGCGCCAACATTCAGCTTAATagcataaagaagaaaaagaactgctCGAACGacaaaaacaagatgaagaGCAAGAACaactagaagaaaaagaaggctTTCGTGGCGCAGaattacacacaaaacaatctcTGGATGAAAATAAACcatcaaaacaacaagaaaagggCAATGTTTCCAGAAACTGAAGAACCTGACACAAATGATTCTGCTATTATACGCATTAAGTTCAGTCATTCTGAACAGAACAAAGGGAAGAGAGCTCTCTCCACTTTCCTCCTCAACTTGTTTGTATATTTAGAACTAAGCCTGTTGCTTACACCACTGCCTGCACATAAGACTGCTTTACTGTCGCAGGTGATGAAGGCCATGGACCACAGGACGCACTCGTTGGTCGCCATCAAGATAGTCAAGAACGAGCGACCGTTTCTGCGCCAGGCGCGCGAAGAAATCCGCATCCTGGAGGCCCTCCGCAGGCAGGATAAGAATGACTCCCATAACATTGTACACATCTTAGACAGTTTCACCTTCCGGGGTCACGTGTGCATCACCTTTGAGCTGCTGGGCATGAGCCTGCACCAGGTACGGAGAGAAAAGCGAAAGCCAGCTGCTTACATTGAATCGGGGATACACAGACATAGTTGCAGTTACTATTGTAGTCATAGCTAGAGATGCTGGTTCTTTCTTATCTCTGCTGGGTCTTTTTAGCACCACCTGGTCACTTAGATACCTGTCTGATGTAAGTATGTACGTCCAACAAGGTTTCTTAGACACCTTCCCACAAAGCTGGTACATTGAGTGTTCCTCATTCTGTGACCTCAGGTGCTGAAGAAGACCCGTGGGAAGGGGATGAGCCTCTGCCGGGTGCAAAAGATCGCTCGCGCCGTGCTCTTCGGTGCCTGGATGTGCTGCACAGGAACAACATCGTGCATTGCGACCTCAAACCAGAGAACATCCTGCTGCGCCGCCCCCTCCCCACTTCCGCCGGATGTACCGCAGGACTGCAGAACGACATCTCCATCAAGGTAATGTAGGACTGCGACATCGGCATCAAGGTACGATAGGACTTGTGACTGAGACCTAGAAGTGCTACTGTTCGAAACACGCGAATCAGTGAGGAACGTTTAGTCCACGTGACGTACCGAGTCTAGCCGCTTGTGTTTGGTGACGTTTGCAGGTAATAGACTTTGGATCCAGTTGCTACGAGCAGAAGCAGATCTATACCTACATCCAGTCCCGCTACTACCGTGCCCCGGAAGTGATCCTGGGCTTGCGATACGGATGCGCCATCGACATGTGGAGCCTGGCTTGCGTGCTAGGAGAGGTGCTTACCGCCAAGCCAATCTTCGCTGGCGAAGATGAGTTTGACCAGCTTTCCAGCATCATGGAGGCTAGTAAAACCTACCGATCTGAGCTAAAGTTACCCAGAGTATCTAGATGGCTAGATAAGATTATTGTTCTTACTTACAGTTAACTAGAGCCTCTTGACGCTAGCAGTGGCTCATGTTCATGTTCTTTTTAATGGCTCCCTACGACAgcagacaataaatacaaaaagtgGGCTAAAGACGAAAATATGTGACGAGTATCAGCTAATGTAGTCAGAACAGACTCAAGAGATATTAAAAGGAGATAAGGCACTGtttagaaaaaggaagaggGAGTCGATGAGCAGAAGCAGGATGTCTGAGAGggaaaaacgaaaataaaaagttgtGTCACAGCAAAATGCTGTTGTTCTATTTTTGTATCTGAAAGCCCACGACAACGGCAAATTAGATAATCTAGAACCTACCAAATATCGGAGACCTAGACCTCTGTTTTGATGCTGCAGGTACGAGGTGTCCCCTCTCGCTCTCTTCTGGACCGTTGCAAGCGAGCGGAGAAGTTCTTCACCGCCCAGGGTCAGCCCCGCTACTGCACGAGCGGCTCGTCACGCGAGAAGCCGCGGGGCCCTCCCATGAGCCTCCACCTCTCCTTGCTCCTAAAAAACACGGAGGTGAGGAGGACGTACATGCTGCCAGTCCTGGCCATACACAGTCCGCCACACCATCACCAGGGTTACAAGAAGTGACACAGAAACCAGCTGTTGTGTGGGACTGTGTTAAAGGATTAGTGggttgcacatttttttcaaatctttaggTAAAAAGTCACAAGATGTTATTTCCATTAATTTGGGTGAACACTGCCATTGTTCCTCTTTATACAGATTCTCTTGGGCGCTATTATCGTCTACTAGGATATCTAGACGTTGCAAAACAAGTAGAAA
This sequence is a window from Pomacea canaliculata isolate SZHN2017 linkage group LG5, ASM307304v1, whole genome shotgun sequence. Protein-coding genes within it:
- the LOC112563921 gene encoding LOW QUALITY PROTEIN: dual specificity tyrosine-phosphorylation-regulated kinase 2-like (The sequence of the model RefSeq protein was modified relative to this genomic sequence to represent the inferred CDS: deleted 2 bases in 1 codon), whose product is MQGSEAAPHSSQFHNFRGGVLGALQGVRCQVEQLFENSASFHVPPLPHPADKRLEGQGAHRVTKASSVLSSHTGQGFPAANTSLPRNVSKKCLLRPPQPASCTVSRQPSPPPLSSRLRSDDGDRARTSSATVRTRRGTSVVSSVRVSGEEALIKYAEKLTEWEKTEILDFRTVYFLGSQAAKKSVQGEGVKNNGFDDASGFYICKPHDHLLYRYELHDLLGKGTFGQVMKAMDHRTHSLVAIKIVKNERPFLRQAREEIRILEALRRQDKNDSHNIVHILDSFTFRGHVCITFELLGMSLHQVLKKTRGKGMSLCRVQKIARAVLRCLDVLHRNNIVHCDLKPENILLRRPLPTSAGCTAGLQNDISIKVIDFGSSCYEQKQIYTYIQSRYYRAPEVILGLRYGCAIDMWSLACVLGEVLTAKPIFAGEDEFDQLSSIMEVRGVPSRSLLDRCKRAEKFFTAQGQPRYCTSGSSREKPRGPPMSLHLSLLLKNTEDGVFLDFMRRTLSWDPAARLSASDALQHPWVMRNGALQSKAVTVGDVLSPSRAKLLEKPGQMEASSKSSVRLPVAENTSKVSVTDTQTSPLKTQSDTCHV